The following DNA comes from Simkania negevensis Z.
GCGACCAGTCTCAGGATCGTAGAAACGGCGGCCGAAGGCTACAAGCTGCCCCACTTTACGCTTGGACTGGTAACGCCAGGGATTGTGGAGGAAAGAATCAGAGAGTTGAGAGCCTGATGGGGCAAAGATTTCTTCTTCTCCGTAGACAGTATAACGGTAAGACTCTTGGGCTATATTGGTTTTGGGATCGAGGAGGGCGATGATGTTGCCAAAGAGATCGTGGATGGGGAGGTAAATTTTTTGGTCTTGCTCGATGGCAATGGCAGCTCCAATTTCAGCTCCTTTGCCTTGCCCTAGGATACGGAGCTGGCGGGGATAAACCCCTAGCTCATTTAGGTCATCATAGAGAAATTCTTGGGCGCAGTGGTGTTGCCAGATGCCATCATTGAGCTGCAGGTAGTGAGCTGTTTGGCACCGGTTCCATGAATCATAGGAAAACCGAATCGCTAAATCTCCACTCCGGATCTGCACGAGACGATCAAGTCCATCATAAACGTATTGGGCTTGATTTTTCGAGGAAGAGATACGGTTTCCATTGAGATCGTGCTCATAGGTTCCTTCAGATGTGGCCTCAAGTTCATGAAGGGGGTTCACCTTGTAAGTGGAGTCATCTTTTTGCAAACGGTTGTGATGCGCATCATAGGCATAGTTGTGGTTGTAAAGCCCATATTCTTGAATGAGTTGGTTTAGGTCATCGTACTCAAATGTGGATGTTTCAATCGCTTTATCTAGGGTTCGTTTGTAACCACGGACATTGCCACAGGGATCGATGTAGGTAATCCGCTCATTTGAATAGGGCGAGTCGGACTCGATCCGACGGCTCAGAAGGTCGACTGTATGGTAGAGGGGTTCTTTAGATAAGAGCCGTTCTTCTGTCAAGTTGAAGCTCCGGTCATATTCTGTGTAGTAATGGGCGTAGAGAGAGGTCCCATTTCTTGAAATGCGCTCGACTTTTGCCATGTGATAGGGGGTGTAATCATAGAGGACTTTGGAGCCATTGGCAAAAATCATGGCGGTTCGACGGCCAAGATCATCATAGGTGTTTAAAAGGCGTTGATAATTGGCTTGGGTTTCTGCAAGAAGCTCGCCAAAGTGGCTATAAACTCGGCTTGTCGCATTTCCTTGCAGGAGATCTTGCGACTCAATCACATTTCCCATGAGATCGTATTTTAAGGCATAATGGCAACTGCCATCAGAGGTTTGAATGGAAGTCTGTCTACCCAAACCATCATAGGTATAGGTAATCGTTGTACCATCAGGTTTAGTGATCGTGTCAAGATGGCCGTCTAGGGTGTAGGTGTAGCGGGTTATTTTTTCAATCGGTTCGCCAACCGCTTCTTTTAGCTCAATGAGCCTTGATCGGGAATCATAAGCCCAAGACTTGACGATGGTTTTATCGGGATCAAAAAGTGTGCTGACTTGTTTGGTTTTCTTTTGGTTGAGATTATAGATGAAGGCTTCTTTCAAGAGTGTTTTGCCCATTGCATCTTGTTTTTCAAGCAAGACGAGATTTCCAAACACATCAAATGTCTCAAGGGTTTTTCTTCCCATGGGATCAGTTGTGATTGTGCGCAGGACTTTTTGCCTAAGTTCATTTTCATAGTAGTCATCATAGTCGATCGTTGTCACATGTCCGAGCGCGTCAATCTGCTTTACAATACGTCTAAAAGGATCATATTCTGTACGTTCAATGGCATCTCCTACCTGAACTTCTTTTATCACAGCAATTTTATTGCTAAAGTCGTCATAGGTGTAGGTTGTCAGACCATGAACTAAACCATCTCCATCTTCTTGACGCTCCTCAATCACGCGATCAAGAAGATCGTAGTCTTTGACAAGAACTTGCTCGGGATGATTGTCCTTCCATCGCGCAATCCGATGCATCCGCCCCAGCGCATCATATTCATACGTCGTCACCCGCCCAAGGACTTCTTCCTGCACCTTCCTTCCCACCCCATCATAGCTGTAACTTGTCGCTACGCCATCAGGATCTGTTTTAGAAAGAAGTTTGAAGGCATCATAGATAAAACTTTCTTGTGACAGAAGAGTCCCTTCAGCGGATAAAATGCGCTTAGCAATGATACGATCAAAAACATCATAGTCATATTCCGTTTTAGTCCCTTCAGCTGAAGTGTAACTCATCACATATTGCCCTAAAAGGTCATATGTGAACGTCTCCTCTGCTCCATCTGGATAGAGAATACGGATTGGCTTGCCTCGTGCATTGTACCATTTTCTTGTCTCGTATCCCTCAGGATCGGTTTCAGAGATGGGTTTTCCAAGAGCATTGTAAGTCCGCTTAATTTCAGGAGATTGATATCCAACAGCTGTTGCCATTTTCGGCAAAACTGTTTTCGTTGGATGTCCAAAAGGATCATACTCTTGAAGAGTGGCATTTCCCCGAAAATCGATTTCTTTGACCTTTTGTCCCAGAGAATTGTAATGATGTGCCACTTCACGTTTATTCCCAGAAATAGTGGTTTGCTCTGTTACTGTGGGGCGATTTCGGTTATCATATCTCTGCGTTAAAACAAAATTTTCGTTTGGATCATGATCGAAAATGGGGTTGTAATTGACATCATAATCAACTTTTCTTACCCGACCCAACGGATCTATCTGTTCTACTAAGCGATCCTCCTCATCATAGTGGAAATGGAGTGTGTAACGATGCTCACCAGTCGCATCATAATGCTCAATCCGTGATGCATTTCCCAATGCTTCTTTATCGTAGTAAATGATTCGTTTCTTTAAGAAAATCTCTTGTCCATTTTCTTCATATCCTTCTTCCACAACATGAGGCATCCCATACATGAACTCCGCAGGATTCGGATTGATCCGCTTCACCAAACGACGGGTCACACCAGTTGTATCTGCAAATTTACGACTCGTTCCGTCATCAACTGTTTCACGCACTAAAACAGCATCTTCATAGTCATAAGTCGTCCGTCTCTGCATAGAGCCATCAGATGAACGCTCCCACTTTGCATGAAGCAAATCGGTCTTCCCAACATAAAAGTATTCGACAACTTTTCCATTGGGAAATGTTTCGCTTTTCAATAAGTGATTGTCATAGTAAGTCCGATGAATGACGTAAGAACTTTCGCCTTCACCCTTAAGATTTCCAAAGTGGGTTTCACTCAACACATTTCCATGTTCATCATATGCATAGGCATAAGTGAGAAGAGCTTTCTTATCTTCTCCATTCAAGCTCTTCTTTTTAAGCCAACTCTTATCGGTCCATTCGAAATTTTCTTTCGAAAAAAGCGTATGCTTCCCAAAGTAACGTTCGATCGTCGTTAATACAAAGTTCTCGTTGTAATCGTAGCGAGTCAGATTCATTTGAGCATCGAACACATCCGTACTACCATTCCCCTCTTTGTACTCACCTGGCGAGTAACGAAACATATGTGTTCTTTCAAACTCATTCGTTCCTTCAAAAGGTTGATAAAGAGACTGAACCCTAGCATATCTCTTATCTGTCATGATTGGTTTATCTTTAATGGAAATGCCTCCATCCGCATTCCAACCATGTGTGTAATAGGTCAGTTTTAGGCTTCGCCCATCAGGACCTACAAGCTCACGAGGATACATATCCCTTCGCTTGCTTCTCCAATGGTTGTACTGAACGTTAGGCTTAAAAGAGTATTCGATGTTTTGCAGGATGGACAGCCTTTCATTTCCCATGTAATATTTAGAATCAAATTTGTACTGAACTGTGCGTCCATCACTAGCCACAAATTTCAGCCCCTTTCTGTTCTTGTCATCTGCTGGATCATAGTCGATCATCACCGACCCATAAACTTTTCCAGAGGGAGATTTAGATAAAATCCTCCTAACTCGCCACCGTTTGCCAGCTAACTTTTCCCACTCATATGAAATTACATTCCCATTGGGAAGCGCTTCAGAACGGAGAAAAAATTCCACTGGGGCATACCTCTCAAACCTCTCAGTTTTTATGACAGCCAAGGATTCTTTTGTTCGGTAATAACGGGTTCCACCATCAGGTGTTGATATCACAATTTCTTTGTGATCATGAGGTTTCCACTTAACTTTGTTATTAAGTGGATTGAAGCGGGCCGTGATCTCCCCTACAGCCGTATTCGTCCACCCCCCTGGAACTTCTCTTAGCTTTAGTGGGCGACTATTTTCAGCATCTTCGACCGTAAAATCGTAATCTAAGCGAATTCCAGATTTTTCATAGACAGTGAGAATATTTCTTCGATTAAGTTCAATTGTTAAAAACTTTTCTGCAAAATTCCACCCTCCATAGACCTTAAACTTCTTTCTAATTTCTCTTGGAGAATAGTTCAAAGGTAAGCGAATCGGCTCTTGCCCTTTCACAACCAAATCATCGCGCCTAACAACATAATCGCCTGTGATTACATTGACACACCCCTCAACAATGCCAGAAGGTTCCCCCCCAAAGTCTGACATGAGATAAGGATCTTCGTCGCCGATTAAAACCGAACAAGCAACTAAGAAAAAAAGTAGCTTTTTAAGCATACACTACCGATGCTTAGACAAAAAACATCAGCAGGCTAATACAAAAGAAGAATTTTTGAAAAGAAAACAGATGACGCAGAATTACTCTGCGTCTTCTCTAACTGTGACTCGAATAAGTTTGAGTTCCTTTTTAGTAGAACCAGAAGGAGTCCCAAAACTTTCTAGCTTTTTGACAACGTCGTATCCTTTTGTGACCTCACCAAAAATCGTGTGTTTGTAATCAAGCCATGGCGTAGAAGTCGTTGTGATAAAAAACTGACTCCCGTTGGTATTAGGACCTCGGTTTGCCATTGCAAGAAGGCCAGGACGATTAAATTTAACATCAGACTTGAACTCGTCTTTAAAATTGTCACCCCAAATAGACGCGCCACCTCTTCCTGTCCCCTGAGGATCTCCACCCTGTATCATAAAGTTAGGAATGACCCGATGAAACTTCGTCCCATCATAGTATTGCTTCTTCGCAAGTTCAATCATGTTTTCACAAGCCTTAGGAGCAACTTCTGGATTTAATGTGATTTCAATCGTTCCTTCTGTTGTTTCCATAACAATCACAGGTTTAGCAAAAACCCCGACACAAAAAAGCATGAGCAGAGCAACCAAAACTTTTTTCATGATAACTTCTCCATCTAAAATTTTTTCTGTAGTTGAGAAAAAAAAAGTAACCCCATAAGCTCAGGGCGAATAATTAGCTCTGAGGCATTTCGGGGAGTTTTTTCAACCCTGCTAAGTTTGACGCTCCCTGAGATGTCTCCCTTTCACAAAACACTTCCAGCATAAAATTCACCCTCTTTTCTTTTCAACCTATACTCAAACAAAAACCCCTCGTAGTCCTTTACCAACACATACGAGGGGCAGCGTTTAGGATTTCGAACAAAGATGGAAGAACTTTACTCTTCTTCAAAGAAATTATCTTCCGTAACAAATACTTATTAAAAATTTTTTCAACCTTCATCCCCAGTATGCAAAAGCATGAATATTACACATTTATTAAAAAAGTTTTGGCATTAGTCTTAAAATAGAAACGGAAATAGTTGTAAGATGAAAGCCTATTTATTCAAGTACGATTTACCCGTGAAAAAATTCGCATCGGACTTGGGAATTTCGACCTCATATCTTTACCAACTGCTAAAAAAAGAGCGGAAGCCATCCCTTGAGCTGGCTCTACGAATTGAACTCTACACAAACGGTGAAGTCACAGCCAAAGAACTCATCGAAGGAAAAGGGAAATTCACACCACAGAATCCCATTGTAGAAAAACTCAAACATCTTGAAAAGCACTTAAACTGCATAGAAGAACGCCTCAGCACCCTTGAAGCCTCACTTCTTAATCATTCTGCATTTTCAAGATAATCAAACTGATTTCATGAAAAATAGAAAGCATTCCCCGCTCCACCACAGCTTCCAAACATTGTTGTTTATTCTGACAGCCTATCTTTTGATAGCAGCCTTGTAAATGAGCCTCAACAGTTCGATGAGAAATGCCCAAAACTTCGCCCACAAACTTTGCAGACAAGCTAGAAAAGCTCAAGGCCAAACAAAGAGCCTCTCTTTCGCCCAATCCAAAAGTAGAGCGAACCTTTCCCACCAAAAACTCATACTCTCGCTTCCACAATACCCTCTCATCGGCCTTCTCGACCTTCACATCGATTCCCAATTGCCTACATAAAGAAAGAGGGTCTTCTTGAATGGCAATTCGCATAATCTTGCCCCTTTCGAAAACAAAGAAGAGCTCAACTACCTGAACGAACTTTTTTCCTTTCGGGGTGAGTCCAGCAAACTTTTCGCAAAAATCAGACTGAATGATTACACCGCTAGCATCTGTCTCTGTGCAAGTATAGAAATTCTGATGCGTTGCAGTAAAAACAGCATCGCAGACAACAACATTGCCAAAAACCTGCATCTTCATCACCTCAGTGCAAAAGTCAGGGCAAGCGTGAAAAAAGTCTTTCGAATGAAGCTTAA
Coding sequences within:
- a CDS encoding RHS repeat-associated core domain-containing protein — translated: MLKKLLFFLVACSVLIGDEDPYLMSDFGGEPSGIVEGCVNVITGDYVVRRDDLVVKGQEPIRLPLNYSPREIRKKFKVYGGWNFAEKFLTIELNRRNILTVYEKSGIRLDYDFTVEDAENSRPLKLREVPGGWTNTAVGEITARFNPLNNKVKWKPHDHKEIVISTPDGGTRYYRTKESLAVIKTERFERYAPVEFFLRSEALPNGNVISYEWEKLAGKRWRVRRILSKSPSGKVYGSVMIDYDPADDKNRKGLKFVASDGRTVQYKFDSKYYMGNERLSILQNIEYSFKPNVQYNHWRSKRRDMYPRELVGPDGRSLKLTYYTHGWNADGGISIKDKPIMTDKRYARVQSLYQPFEGTNEFERTHMFRYSPGEYKEGNGSTDVFDAQMNLTRYDYNENFVLTTIERYFGKHTLFSKENFEWTDKSWLKKKSLNGEDKKALLTYAYAYDEHGNVLSETHFGNLKGEGESSYVIHRTYYDNHLLKSETFPNGKVVEYFYVGKTDLLHAKWERSSDGSMQRRTTYDYEDAVLVRETVDDGTSRKFADTTGVTRRLVKRINPNPAEFMYGMPHVVEEGYEENGQEIFLKKRIIYYDKEALGNASRIEHYDATGEHRYTLHFHYDEEDRLVEQIDPLGRVRKVDYDVNYNPIFDHDPNENFVLTQRYDNRNRPTVTEQTTISGNKREVAHHYNSLGQKVKEIDFRGNATLQEYDPFGHPTKTVLPKMATAVGYQSPEIKRTYNALGKPISETDPEGYETRKWYNARGKPIRILYPDGAEETFTYDLLGQYVMSYTSAEGTKTEYDYDVFDRIIAKRILSAEGTLLSQESFIYDAFKLLSKTDPDGVATSYSYDGVGRKVQEEVLGRVTTYEYDALGRMHRIARWKDNHPEQVLVKDYDLLDRVIEERQEDGDGLVHGLTTYTYDDFSNKIAVIKEVQVGDAIERTEYDPFRRIVKQIDALGHVTTIDYDDYYENELRQKVLRTITTDPMGRKTLETFDVFGNLVLLEKQDAMGKTLLKEAFIYNLNQKKTKQVSTLFDPDKTIVKSWAYDSRSRLIELKEAVGEPIEKITRYTYTLDGHLDTITKPDGTTITYTYDGLGRQTSIQTSDGSCHYALKYDLMGNVIESQDLLQGNATSRVYSHFGELLAETQANYQRLLNTYDDLGRRTAMIFANGSKVLYDYTPYHMAKVERISRNGTSLYAHYYTEYDRSFNLTEERLLSKEPLYHTVDLLSRRIESDSPYSNERITYIDPCGNVRGYKRTLDKAIETSTFEYDDLNQLIQEYGLYNHNYAYDAHHNRLQKDDSTYKVNPLHELEATSEGTYEHDLNGNRISSSKNQAQYVYDGLDRLVQIRSGDLAIRFSYDSWNRCQTAHYLQLNDGIWQHHCAQEFLYDDLNELGVYPRQLRILGQGKGAEIGAAIAIEQDQKIYLPIHDLFGNIIALLDPKTNIAQESYRYTVYGEEEIFAPSGSQLSDSFLHNPWRYQSKRKVGQLVAFGRRFYDPETGRWLSPDPKGFDEGPNLYQFLVNCPMLHFDLYGAAVQKLESVEQMERALRFDHDFERRYGGPQSVRWDYFPDRDYSQVANHPLVTGEKRILCIGGINTSFEEHKNNVRYLSKIAGNMPVYSVYNASRGIKRDLEECKMGLNLIGTPPARLHFESKMDFFSSSDKSLLSVEFSQGAILGNISQLMLPEQCRKRTVLIAIAPGVFSPETLWRKSFYYCTKNDLVPKLQKVFGKIPPARDNITYVDTGKVLDVGHKLTHEAYTEYLEGHFERYIDGDYD
- a CDS encoding peptidylprolyl isomerase — encoded protein: MKKVLVALLMLFCVGVFAKPVIVMETTEGTIEITLNPEVAPKACENMIELAKKQYYDGTKFHRVIPNFMIQGGDPQGTGRGGASIWGDNFKDEFKSDVKFNRPGLLAMANRGPNTNGSQFFITTTSTPWLDYKHTIFGEVTKGYDVVKKLESFGTPSGSTKKELKLIRVTVREDAE
- a CDS encoding helix-turn-helix domain-containing protein → MKAYLFKYDLPVKKFASDLGISTSYLYQLLKKERKPSLELALRIELYTNGEVTAKELIEGKGKFTPQNPIVEKLKHLEKHLNCIEERLSTLEASLLNHSAFSR
- a CDS encoding ester cyclase, giving the protein MKDVVRELIHLEWQVGAKNEMWDSVLTDSTLFSSAMGRKIGIDCVKLHSKDFFHACPDFCTEVMKMQVFGNVVVCDAVFTATHQNFYTCTETDASGVIIQSDFCEKFAGLTPKGKKFVQVVELFFVFERGKIMRIAIQEDPLSLCRQLGIDVKVEKADERVLWKREYEFLVGKVRSTFGLGEREALCLALSFSSLSAKFVGEVLGISHRTVEAHLQGCYQKIGCQNKQQCLEAVVERGMLSIFHEISLIILKMQND